One window of Homalodisca vitripennis isolate AUS2020 unplaced genomic scaffold, UT_GWSS_2.1 ScUCBcl_1651;HRSCAF=5543, whole genome shotgun sequence genomic DNA carries:
- the LOC124371581 gene encoding uncharacterized protein LOC124371581, which produces MLRSYVGTNHRNWDGHVAQLGFALRTATHESTGFSPAYLNFGRELSATGDGFDILRCEDLPAVEDTNQYCEKLKGLRELYQVVSRRLEESHQRGAHRYNLRRRAVEFRVRDLVLKRNFAQSDAANFFSAKLTPRYVGPYVVAARLSPTVYALEDQQGKRIGNWHVSDLKSYQT; this is translated from the coding sequence ATGCTCCGATCATATGTGGGCACCAACCATCGAAATTGGGACGGTCATGTGGCTCAACTAGGATTTGCTTTAAGAACGGCTACTCATGAATCCACGGGGTTTTCGCCAGCCTATCTGAACTTTGGCAGGGAGCTATCAGCAACTGGAGATGGATTCGATATTCTTCGCTGCGAGGATTTGCCTGCAGTAGAAGACACAAACCAGTATTGTGAGAAGCTCAAGGGTCTGCGGGAACTTTATCAGGTAGTATCGAGGAGATTGGAAGAATCCCATCAACGTGGAGCACATCGGTATAACCTTAGACGAAGAGCAGTGGAATTTAGGGTGAGGGACCTGGTCTTGAAGCGAAATTTCGCTCAGTCAGATGCGGCAAACTTTTTCTCTGCCAAGCTAACACCAAGGTATGTTGGTCCTTACGTAGTGGCTGCAAGGCTATCTCCAACAGTGTATGCCTTAGAAGACCAGCAAGGTAAACGCATTGGAAATTGGCATGTCTCGGATTTGAAGAGCTATCAGACCTAG